A portion of the Pithys albifrons albifrons isolate INPA30051 chromosome 1, PitAlb_v1, whole genome shotgun sequence genome contains these proteins:
- the GDPD4 gene encoding glycerophosphodiester phosphodiesterase domain-containing protein 4, with protein sequence MEASSTSLKKLKFGKLKVVRRRLLQRYEHQPFISCLAGFYSCRWKRYQRQRTEPGKCCCKMRECLFFPLLIGAFCLSLVFLYMWGEGKNDYNNFDWYSYGNLGFWFLWSLVILIVAAILFTYISLLLVLAMCLLAEGQQLYLHWSHKIGTFLVLGFSIACLFALGALWGDHWKTVRLSFQITAPYLHIGAIAIMVLLSWPVALHAIRADKKVIQVVIIGPYLAILLFLFLIPLGMYSPCIREMGTLGPKPALIGHRGAPMLAPENTEMSFQKTIEHGADGLETDVTISYDGVPFLMHDTTLKRTTNIKEVYPNETDQNAALFSWDTLQKLNAGTWFLKDKPFSFMGSLSKADQNQAMNQSIYKLSDFLRLADSHNKLVIFDLYRPPEKHPYRNSWISRILAVILKESGIRPHLVLWLNNNVRSFVQSVAPGFQHTIGSKAPVEDLLKNNIVKLNLVYTDMSSEDIRKYAEANITTNLYVVNEPWLFSLAWCAGAHSVTTNTVHLLKNLSQPLFLMTPQQYNIMWILTDMVSVLLISLIFALHWWRERNFSCCAHDSNPVLESGTYNKFRTELSDMPAALA encoded by the exons ATGGAGGCCAGTTCCACCAGCCTCAAGAAGCTTAAGTTTGGGAAGCTGAAGGTGGTACGTCGGCGCTTGCTGCAGAGGTATGAGCACCAGCCCTTCATCTCCTGCCTGGCTGGTTTCTACAGCTGCCGATGGAAGCGGTACCAGCGCCAAAGGACCGAACCTGGAAAATGCTGCTGCAAGATG cgGGAATGCCTGTTCTTCCCATTGCTTATTGGagctttctgcctttctctggtCTTTCTGTACATGTGGGGTGAAGGGAAAAATGATTACAACAACTTTGACTG GTATAGCTATGGGAATCTGGGCTTCTGGTTCCTCTGGTCTCTTGTTATCCTGATTGTGGCCGCAATCTTATTCACATACATCTCACTGTTACTG GTCCTTGCGATGTGTTTGCTTGCAGAAGGCCAGCAGCTGTACCTGCACTGGAGTCACAAG ATTGGTACTTTTCTTGTCCTGGGCTTCTCTATCGCATGCCTCTTTGCATTAGGTGCACTCTGGGGAGATCACTGGAAAACTGTCCGCCTGTCATTCCAG ATCACAGCTCCCTATCTCCACATAGGGGCAATCGCCATCATGGTCCTCCTGTCCTGGCCCGTGGCTCTTCATGCCATCAGAGCAGATAAGAAAG TTATTCAGGTGGTAATTATTGGTCCATACCTGGctatccttctctttcttttcttgataCCTCTGGGGATGTACTCTCCTTGCATCAGAGAGATGGGAACACTTGGACCAAAGCCAGCCCTTATTGGACACCGTGGAGCACCAATG CTGGCACCAGAAAATACTGAGATGTCATTTCAGAAGACAATTGAGCATGGTGCGGATGGTCTGGAAACAGATGTCACCATTAG CTATGATGGGGTTCCTTTCCTCATGCATGACACCACCTTGAAGAGGACAACTAACATCAAAGAGGTTTACCCTAATGAAACTGATCAAAATGCTGCATTATTCTCCTGGGATACCCTACAGAAGTTGAATGCTGGAACATGGTTCCTTAAG GACAAACCATTTTCATTCATGGGCTCATTGTCAAAGGCAGATCAAAACCAGGCAATGAATCAGTCCATTTACAAACTAAGTGATTTCTTGCGCCTTGCAGACAGTCACAATAAACTTGTGATATTTGATCTCTACCGCCCTCCAGAGAAACATCCGTACAGGAATTCGTGGATCAGCAGAATCCTGGCAGTCATTCTCAAGGAGTCGGGGATTAGACCTCATCTG GTCCTATGGCTGAATAACAATGTGAGGTCCTTTGTTCAATCTGTTGCTCCTGGGTTTCAGCATACTATCGGCAGTAAGGCACCAGTTGAAGACCTCTTAAAGAACAATATTGTCAAACTCAATCTAGTCTACACTGATATGTCCAGTGAAGATATCCG gaaatatgCTGAGGCAAACATCACCACCAACCTCTATGTGGTCAATGAGCCATGGCTTTTCTCCCTGGCATGGTGCGCTGGGGCACACTCTGTGACCACCAATACCGTCCACTTGCTGAAGAATCTCAGCCAGCCACTCTTCCTCATG actcCACAGCAGTACAACATCATGTGGATCCTAACAGATATGGTCTCTGTGCTCCTGATCTCACTCAtctttgctctgcactg GTGGCGAGAGCGGAATTTCTCGTGCTGTGCCCATGACAGTAACCCGGTGCTAGAGAGTGGCACCTACAACAAGTTCAGGACAG AGCTCAGTGACATGCCTGCCGCCCTGGCCTGA